In one Saccharibacillus brassicae genomic region, the following are encoded:
- a CDS encoding beta-galactosidase, which yields MISSKLPKIFYGGDYNPEQWDAETHREDLRMFKLAGIDIATVNVFAWALNQPDEATYNFEWLDELIDSLHANGTYVCLATSTAAHPAWMAKRYPDVLRTDADGRKRKFGGRHNSCPNSLTYRKYAVRIAEKLAQRYKDHPAVIVWHVSNEFGGDCYCDNCEKAFRVWLRERYGSLDKLNHAWNTNFWGHTFYDWDEIVLPNNLSEHWGENNSTFQGISLDYSRFNSDSMLECYKLEHAVIKKNIPDSVITTNLMGFFKQLDYFKWAKELDIVSWDNYPGLQTPVSYTAMAHDLMRGLKNGDPFMLMEQTPSQQNWQPYNSLKRPGVMRLWSYQAVAHGADTVMFFQLRRSVGACEKYHGAVIEHVGHEHTRVFREVSELGRELGELGDRLLDSRLPAKVGILFDWENWWAVEKSSGPTVALNYVDQIHKYYKAFYDRNIQVDIVSVESDFNAYDIVVAPVLYMVKPGVADKLTNFVSGGGTFLTTFFSGIVDESDRVKTGGYPGELRKLLGIWVEETDALFPDMRNRIVVNGEFGSLSGSYECGMLCDLLHTEGAETLAEYGDDFYKGMPVLTRNAVGEGQAYYVASDPEPAFIDGLLERLCADKGVLPLLNTPEGVEVTRRVKDGEEFLFVMNHNADPSTYELDGRYTNLLNGDALGGSAVIAGRDVQILSPAK from the coding sequence ATGATTAGCAGCAAACTTCCCAAAATCTTTTACGGCGGCGATTACAACCCGGAGCAGTGGGACGCCGAGACGCATCGCGAAGACCTCCGCATGTTCAAACTGGCCGGAATCGATATCGCGACCGTTAACGTATTCGCCTGGGCGCTGAATCAGCCGGACGAAGCGACCTACAACTTCGAATGGCTCGACGAGCTGATCGACAGCCTGCATGCCAACGGCACTTATGTATGTCTGGCCACGAGCACCGCCGCCCATCCCGCGTGGATGGCCAAGCGCTACCCGGACGTGCTGCGCACGGACGCCGACGGCCGCAAACGCAAGTTCGGCGGACGCCACAACTCCTGTCCGAACAGCCTGACGTATCGCAAATATGCGGTGCGCATCGCGGAAAAGCTCGCCCAGCGCTACAAAGACCATCCGGCGGTCATCGTCTGGCACGTCTCCAACGAATTCGGCGGCGACTGCTACTGCGACAACTGCGAGAAAGCGTTCCGCGTCTGGTTGAGAGAACGTTACGGCTCGCTGGACAAGCTGAACCATGCGTGGAACACGAACTTCTGGGGCCATACGTTCTACGACTGGGACGAGATCGTGCTTCCGAATAATCTGAGCGAACATTGGGGCGAGAACAATTCGACGTTCCAGGGCATCTCGCTCGATTACTCGCGCTTCAACTCCGACAGCATGCTGGAATGCTACAAGCTCGAACATGCCGTGATCAAGAAGAATATTCCGGACTCGGTTATCACAACCAATCTGATGGGCTTCTTCAAGCAGCTCGATTACTTCAAATGGGCCAAAGAGCTGGACATCGTCTCGTGGGACAACTACCCGGGCCTGCAGACGCCGGTCAGCTACACGGCGATGGCGCACGATCTCATGCGCGGGCTCAAGAACGGCGATCCGTTCATGCTGATGGAACAGACGCCGAGCCAACAGAACTGGCAGCCGTACAACTCGCTGAAGCGCCCGGGCGTCATGCGGCTGTGGAGCTACCAGGCCGTCGCGCACGGCGCGGACACGGTTATGTTCTTCCAGCTTCGCCGCTCCGTCGGCGCGTGCGAGAAATACCACGGCGCCGTGATCGAGCATGTCGGCCACGAGCATACCCGCGTCTTCCGCGAAGTGTCGGAACTCGGCCGCGAACTGGGCGAGCTGGGCGACCGCCTGCTCGATTCGCGTCTGCCGGCCAAAGTCGGCATTTTGTTCGATTGGGAAAACTGGTGGGCCGTCGAGAAGTCCAGCGGACCGACCGTCGCGCTCAACTACGTCGACCAGATCCATAAATATTACAAAGCGTTCTACGACCGCAATATCCAGGTAGATATCGTAAGCGTCGAGTCCGATTTCAACGCGTACGACATCGTCGTCGCGCCGGTGCTGTACATGGTCAAACCGGGCGTCGCCGACAAGCTGACGAACTTCGTAAGCGGCGGCGGCACGTTCCTGACGACGTTCTTCAGCGGCATCGTCGACGAATCCGATCGGGTCAAAACCGGCGGATACCCCGGCGAGCTGCGCAAGCTGCTCGGGATCTGGGTGGAAGAGACCGACGCGCTGTTCCCGGATATGCGCAACCGGATCGTCGTGAACGGCGAATTCGGCTCGTTGAGCGGAAGTTACGAATGCGGCATGCTGTGCGATCTGCTGCATACCGAAGGCGCGGAGACGCTGGCCGAATACGGCGACGACTTCTACAAAGGCATGCCGGTGCTGACCCGCAACGCGGTCGGCGAAGGACAGGCGTATTACGTCGCTTCCGATCCGGAGCCGGCGTTTATCGACGGCCTGCTGGAACGTCTCTGCGCCGACAAAGGCGTTCTCCCGCTGCTGAACACGCCGGAAGGCGTCGAAGTGACCCGGCGGGTCAAAGACGGCGAAGAGTTCCTGTTCGTCATGAACCACAATGCCGATCCGTCGACGTACGAACTGGACGGCCGCTATACCAATCTGTTGAACGGCGACGCGCTCGGCGGTTCGGCCGTTATCGCGGGACGCGATGTGCAGATTTTGAGCCCGGCCAAGTAA
- a CDS encoding AraC family transcriptional regulator, which yields MDSAYRRYLTERRYFTEIKDLPLPVYMESIGYNPDQEAISRPNGYNCYHWLQTAGGKGEISMGGAKYLLEADSGILLLPGESHSYRPIEGKWDTFYMTFGGPQTGAILATLGLPVSSYYGWDRGAELSGFVPALLGGIDSARDLSGLSFSVEVYRFLTLLKKDGRVNRLPSLSNSVRRLAPVLEFLDRHYADSDIGLEDMAQRADITPRHLNTLFKQAFGMTAYAYLILLRLRKSKEMMTLHPRMTVKEVSGLVGFRDASHFVATFRKQEGVTPEQFRTLH from the coding sequence ATGGATAGCGCTTACAGACGATATTTGACCGAAAGACGTTATTTTACGGAAATCAAGGATCTCCCGCTGCCGGTCTACATGGAGAGCATCGGCTATAACCCGGATCAAGAAGCCATTTCCCGCCCCAACGGGTACAACTGCTACCACTGGCTGCAAACGGCGGGCGGCAAAGGCGAAATTTCGATGGGCGGCGCCAAGTATTTGCTGGAAGCGGACTCGGGCATTTTGCTCCTTCCGGGAGAAAGCCATTCCTACCGTCCGATCGAAGGCAAATGGGACACGTTCTACATGACGTTCGGCGGACCGCAGACCGGAGCCATTCTCGCGACGCTCGGTCTGCCGGTGTCTTCGTATTACGGCTGGGACCGGGGAGCGGAGCTGAGCGGCTTCGTCCCGGCGCTGCTCGGCGGGATCGACAGCGCGCGCGATTTGTCCGGGCTGAGCTTCTCGGTGGAGGTGTACCGGTTCCTGACTCTGCTCAAAAAAGACGGGCGGGTCAATCGCCTGCCGTCGCTGTCGAACTCTGTCCGCCGGCTCGCGCCCGTGCTGGAATTTCTCGACCGGCATTACGCCGACTCGGACATCGGGCTCGAAGATATGGCGCAGCGCGCCGATATTACGCCCCGGCATCTCAATACGCTGTTCAAGCAGGCGTTCGGGATGACGGCGTACGCGTACCTGATCCTGCTGCGTTTGCGCAAATCCAAAGAAATGATGACGCTGCATCCCCGCATGACGGTTAAGGAAGTATCGGGTCTCGTCGGCTTCCGCGATGCCAGCCATTTCGTTGCCACGTTCCGCAAGCAGGAAGGCGTGACGCCGGAGCAGTTTCGGACGCTGCATTGA
- a CDS encoding SGNH/GDSL hydrolase family protein: MKLNRNDKLLLIGDSVTDTGRAYPVGYGSGLGSGYASLVDALLRTGYPELNTLVLNTGIGGDTVRHLKKRWQSDVLDLKPDWLSIMIGINDVWRQFDTPEAIQPAVTLDEYEATLRELLDAVQPGLKGLILMTPYYMTGPEDPMRAMMDRYGAVIKRLAGDYGAELVDTQAAFDRMGHHMVQSSLSNGWDHVHPNTAGSMLLARGLLNALDFEWERH, from the coding sequence ATGAAATTGAATCGCAACGACAAACTGCTGCTGATCGGAGACTCGGTCACCGATACCGGGCGCGCTTATCCGGTCGGCTACGGCAGCGGATTGGGCAGCGGCTACGCGTCGCTGGTCGACGCGCTGCTGCGCACCGGCTACCCGGAATTGAATACGCTCGTGCTGAACACGGGCATCGGCGGCGATACGGTTCGCCACCTCAAAAAGCGCTGGCAGAGCGACGTGCTCGACCTGAAGCCGGACTGGCTGTCGATCATGATCGGCATCAACGACGTATGGCGCCAGTTCGACACGCCGGAAGCGATCCAGCCCGCCGTCACGCTGGACGAATACGAAGCGACGCTGCGCGAACTGCTGGACGCCGTGCAGCCGGGACTCAAAGGGCTGATTCTGATGACGCCGTATTACATGACCGGTCCGGAAGATCCGATGCGCGCGATGATGGATCGCTACGGCGCGGTCATCAAGCGGCTGGCCGGCGATTACGGCGCGGAGCTGGTCGATACCCAGGCGGCATTCGACCGGATGGGCCACCATATGGTGCAGTCTTCGCTGTCGAACGGCTGGGATCACGTGCATCCGAATACGGCCGGCAGCATGCTGCTTGCCCGGGGCCTGCTGAACGCGCTCGATTTCGAATGGGAACGGCACTAA
- a CDS encoding SMP-30/gluconolactonase/LRE family protein codes for MNEFKGITPEPVSEYRATLGEGPNWLEDKQTLMWVDIEGKQLRFYNPEDGSEDVHELPERAGAAVGHTDDTVVLAVESGFVFYDLNSRRQTPIHDPENRADNRFNDGKCDAAGRFWAGTMSLVGKEREGAFYCLDSDLSTRRIFGDVSTSNGLGWSPDGTVLYYIDTGTQKVQAFEFDVERGELGAERTVVSFDDEEGFPDGMAVDADGHLWIAHYGGGRVSKWDPAAGLKVGEILLPVDNVTCCAFGGADYGDLYITTAIDGLSDEQKAEQPLAGALFVCRPGPKGQPAHLFRHTATAE; via the coding sequence ATGAACGAATTCAAAGGCATCACACCGGAGCCGGTCTCCGAATACCGGGCGACGCTCGGCGAAGGCCCCAACTGGCTGGAGGACAAGCAGACGCTGATGTGGGTCGACATCGAAGGCAAGCAGCTGCGCTTCTATAATCCGGAGGACGGCAGCGAAGACGTGCACGAACTGCCGGAACGAGCGGGCGCGGCCGTCGGCCATACCGACGATACGGTCGTGCTGGCCGTCGAGAGCGGCTTCGTCTTCTACGACTTGAACAGCCGCCGGCAGACGCCGATCCACGATCCCGAGAACCGGGCGGACAACCGGTTCAACGACGGCAAATGCGACGCGGCCGGCCGGTTCTGGGCCGGCACGATGAGCCTTGTCGGCAAAGAGCGCGAAGGCGCGTTCTACTGTCTGGACAGCGATCTGTCGACGCGCCGCATCTTCGGCGACGTGTCCACCTCGAACGGACTCGGCTGGAGCCCCGACGGCACGGTGCTGTACTATATCGATACCGGCACCCAGAAAGTCCAGGCGTTCGAATTCGACGTGGAGCGAGGCGAACTCGGCGCGGAGCGCACCGTCGTCTCCTTCGACGACGAAGAAGGCTTCCCGGACGGCATGGCGGTCGACGCCGACGGCCATCTGTGGATCGCGCATTACGGCGGCGGCCGCGTCAGCAAATGGGACCCTGCCGCAGGCCTCAAAGTCGGCGAGATTCTGCTGCCTGTCGACAACGTCACCTGCTGCGCGTTCGGCGGCGCCGATTACGGCGACCTGTACATCACGACGGCGATCGACGGCTTGTCCGACGAGCAAAAAGCCGAGCAGCCGCTGGCCGGCGCGCTGTTCGTCTGCCGCCCGGGCCCCAAAGGCCAACCGGCCCACCTGTTCCGGCATACGGCTACGGCGGAGTAG
- the rsmD gene encoding 16S rRNA (guanine(966)-N(2))-methyltransferase RsmD, whose protein sequence is MRVVAGEAKGRPLKAVPGRGTRPTTDKVKEAIFSMIGPFFEGGAVLDLFAGTGGLAIEAISRGMERAILVDADAKSIEVVRANLKVTGFESRAEVYRNDAQRALKALAKRDAAFDLVLLDPPYRMKNGAELMLYMEEAGLLKQEAVVLLEYESSYEYPEAFGGFELQRKAVYGETAVSIYNWKTQQGEQTQPAEEDLES, encoded by the coding sequence GTGAGAGTAGTAGCCGGAGAAGCAAAAGGAAGACCGCTCAAAGCGGTGCCGGGCCGAGGAACGCGCCCGACGACCGATAAAGTCAAAGAAGCGATATTCAGCATGATCGGACCTTTTTTCGAAGGGGGAGCGGTGCTTGACCTGTTCGCCGGCACCGGCGGGCTCGCGATCGAAGCGATCAGCCGCGGCATGGAGCGGGCGATCCTGGTCGACGCGGACGCCAAAAGTATCGAAGTCGTGCGCGCGAATCTCAAAGTGACCGGATTCGAGAGCCGTGCCGAAGTGTACCGCAACGACGCCCAGCGTGCGCTCAAAGCACTGGCCAAGCGGGACGCCGCGTTCGATCTGGTGCTGCTGGACCCGCCTTACCGCATGAAGAACGGCGCGGAGCTGATGCTCTATATGGAAGAAGCCGGCCTGCTCAAGCAGGAAGCGGTCGTGCTGCTGGAATACGAATCGTCGTACGAATATCCGGAAGCGTTCGGCGGATTCGAGCTGCAGCGCAAAGCCGTATACGGGGAAACCGCCGTCTCCATTTACAACTGGAAGACGCAGCAGGGCGAACAGACACAGCCCGCAGAGGAGGATTTGGAATCTTGA